From Chrysemys picta bellii isolate R12L10 chromosome 1, ASM1138683v2, whole genome shotgun sequence:
cctatactttaacaacttaggtgtatttttatcacttagttATTTATAGAgatataaaacaaagaatcaaaatcataactctgcctgtgtctgggccttttctcactgtgacagtccgaggccttgttcttaggctaaggccttcggctaagcagcaggggcagccataaactgggaagcatATGGTCATATcttcacatcccaaaccagtcacactgaaataaggtgctatttgGCAGTTAGGAAGACAATCgtgtcctgatagtgcccatccCCACCTGATAAAAAaccagatcttaagatggttaaagaaaacttagtttaatagcatcctgtctctcaagaaatcacttattaatggttgtggttgtgaaacacccttttctgtatttttttatctttatggcccccgcTTTTCTCTTGTTAATCTGTccggttctgtaattgtttctgtctgctgtataattaattttgctagtgtaagttaattagggttgGGAGATATTATAGGTTCCAGAAtgatgttacaatatgttagtaTTGGTCAGTTaaatttcaatacattttttggttaaggtatagctgagaatattactatataaactgggatcaaacaggaagtggaagggaAAATTGGACTCATGTTTGCTAAGGGGAAGGGGTAAAAGGAAAGAGAATAAGGAATGGGGatcagggacacaggcaaggctctgcagcatcaCAGCTGGGAAAGGAATACTGAGGAAAAGACTTGATTTGTATATAGAGATAAGCCcatgtgacaaagctctgtccttgtctcagTGGGTCCCGTGCTTCCTGGCGGATTTTGATAGCCTCAGGGGCTCACTGTGACAAGATAGAGACAAGAGTCACAGCCTAttaagccattttcatcataagccaacaagggaggggaggagagacaaCCCTCCCTCGCATAGTCCCTGTTGTCTCCCAATCTCAGTGATTAatcggggagggaaggggggagcccgggcccgccgtctactccaggctccagcccagggacctaatagtagcagctatggtatctgactttttggaaataggatgtGTACAAATCCCTTGGTCACTTCCACACAGCAGCCCACCTGATGTGGATGTGTACTGCTTAGTTCCTCCAACAGCGtggcttcctcctacagctcctgacacaaGCACCTCactggaggcttttaactagttccagccagcctttgattggcttcaggtgtcccaatcaacctagctgtctcCACTACTTTCTAGAATTATCTTAATTGGCCACAGGTTTCTCGATTatcctggagcaactgccatttggttaccatgctACCAGAGATTTGTTTAGCTTGGGGCTAACATACCgtttcctcactactttactataagcatctggccttgccccgtcacacCCGAACGGTGTGAAgcctgacttcagcaggagttcaTCCACATTAGCATCAAAACTATGAGATGAAAATCAAATTCACATTCAAAATCCCAAGTTTGGTACTTGTATCCCGATTGAGGGTTGGGTGATGTTTCACACAAAAAATGGCAAAAGGCGGTGTTAAAAATAGCCCAAAAGGAACCCAAAATGTATGAAGTGCAAAAACGAAGATAagattattatattttttatttctaaatgcATTCAGTGATAGTTGTCAATGTCCATATTTTGTATTGAATTAGTTTTTTACCGTTAGTCTCTAGAAGGCAATATTTCATCCTCGCTGTCTTCATCGGCAGGACAATGCATCTGCTGTTGGTTATATATCAGCAGTGACCATTCAATCATTTATTTTATTGGTGTAAACTATTCACAACAGATTTTGGGTCATTGCATATATGCCCTAACAAGAGGAATATTTTCTAAAACATCTTGTtgcacagttttgtttttatcatgTTCATCTGAGAAAACAATCTCTCAGCTGCAGCATTGCTAAAAGGTAGTGACAGCAATGAAAGAGCAAGCGAGCCAAGTTCACAAATGCCTTTGTCCTCAGCGGCATCCATGGGTTCAAGAAATTCAACCCAAAACTGTTCAACGTGGTTGTCCTGAGTATGAGGCTAATGAACCATAGGTAAAACTCTCCACTGCTGCTTTAACTGTTTGAGGACTCCACAAAACAGTGGCAAAAATGAGGTCTCAGCCAATCTATGTCAGGAAGGGCTGAGTACTGCAAGCGATTCAATCACCTGGATGTTTGGTGGCAATTCCTCTTTTAACAATTTCACAAACTCCAACATGAAATCTCAACACCTACTTTTGACATCTTCAACAACAGGAACAGTTAGTGTGTATTTTGAAAGTTTCACCTGAAAAGCAATTCCAAAATCAACCGTGAAAATTGGTAAGTTATTTGACTCAAAGTTGATGTCATAGTTTAACACAGTAGTCCAGTTCTCAAAAACAAAGAGTTCCATAACTCTCACCAACAAGCTCCGGTAGAATCTCCTCAATTCCTACAGCAGTTTTTCCATATTAGCACTTTCCAAAAGAAACATTTGGTTTATCCTCAGGTTTCCTGAAGAATTGGAATTAGAAAAATCAGGTAAATTTGGTTCACCAGATCACTGCATATATAATAAAGAACTTCAGGATtgtgatttccttctttgtcttTGGCTATCTGAAAGTGTTGCTTCAGTTCATTGAACAGACCAAGAACATTGTTCAAACAGGGTCGAATGGAAAGCCACCTAATGTCAGAAATCTGAAGTATTTTCTGGTCATCTGGAAGTCACAGAAAAGCCAAGTAACAGGGTGTGTGGTGTGGGGGCTTACAGGTGATGCTGAAAGAGGTCAGGTGATggtcagagagagggaactcGGCAATGGAGAGAGCAGTGCTTGGTGATGGAGTGATAACAATGCTGAGCTCAGCCAAACTGGGCCAGAACAGCCCTGATTAACAAGGAGATACCTGTTCCGCTTCTTGTCACACAGGTTTAAAGTCACTGGCACCAGGCAATCACATTCTGCAGATGTATTTGCCCACTTTTTCACgaagctctttggttttgacTCCATAAATGATAGGGTTGATCATGGGGGGGATGGCGGTATAGAGGTTGGCCAAGATGATGAGAACATGGGGAGGGATGCTCTGACCGAACCGGTGTGTCAGAATAGCGAAGAGATAGGAAGTATAAGATGtcagcatcacacagatgtgggctgtgcaAGTGCTGAGGGCTTTCTGGTGGGATTTCTCAGAGGAGATTCTGAGGACAGCCCTCATAATCAGACCATAGGACAGGGCAATGAGCATCAGGTCTACCCCAATGACTAGGAACCCCATTACCAATCCATACATATTGTTGACTGTGATGTCCCCACACGATATCTTCGCCACAGCTATGTGGTCACAGTACGTGTGGGGGATAATGTGGTTGTTACAGAATGGATGCCtgctcaggagcaggggcagaggcaggatgAAGAGAATAGCTCTCATTAAACACAATAGCCCTAGGTTAGCTATTCGTGCATTGGTGAGGATGGAGGCATATCTCAAAGGTTTACATATGGCAACATAGCGATCAACTGCCATTGTGACGAGGACAGCTGAATGTGCCACAGAACCCGTATGaaggaagaacatctgggtgagACATCCACCCATAGTAATGTCTTTCAAATTGAACCAAAAGATACACAGTGCCTTTGGTATGACAGAGTTAGACATGGTGATGTCTGTGAGCGCCAGCATGCAAAGCAGCAGGAACATcggcttgtgcagggtctgctctttgCCTACAACAAACAGAACCATGAAATTTCCCAACAGGGTGATAATGTAGAACATAGAGAAAGGGACGGAAATCCAGACGTGGGAAGCTTCCAGGCCAGGGATGCCCATTAGGATGAATGTTGAAGAGTCAGAGTGGGTGAGGTTGAAAGCTGCCATGAGGTGGTCGATGCAGTGATCTGGCTTAGAAATGCTCAAAGTGCCTGTGAAAGGAGAGAAGCACACAGAGGGCGGTTACACGGTTTTTAACAAATAGTACGATCAATCTTTTATACTTATCACCAATCTAGAAAGGGGGATGAGCAGTGATGTGTCAACATTTACAGAAGGCACCCGATTATTCAGTTCAAAGCCAAGTCCAGAGAAGTCCTCAGAGGGAAATAACCAAGTCAGGTGAATGGGCACCATAATTGCAGATGAATTTCTATGTCAATAACTGCAAGGTGTCTGACCATTGGAGGGGAAAAACTTGAACTACTCAAATACCTTACAAGGTTCTAATCTAACTCTATGAACTCAGGATTGGTACCTGGGAATCATGACACACAGCTCTGAGAAATCCTGCCCACAATGCAAGCATGGCCAGATATTAGGCAACACCTTGGGATCCAGGATGCATGGTATGGGGAATCACACAGAAAGTATACTGGCATGAGATCGGTCATTCAATGTTTCACCCACGTTTAGATTTCTCTGCAATACCAAGCACCCTTCCCAAACCTGTCATTGCAGAACTAGAGTGGTTCAGGGAAGGGCAATGAGAATGTAGATATctacatctaggaataaagaatgtaggtGATGTTAACATGATGAGGGACTCTCGTGGGAAGCACAATGACTCTGAACAAGATTAGGGGGCATGAAGGGGTAATTActtaacatgagctcccagtgtgaccctgCAGCCAAAAGAaccaatgtgatccttggatgataACCAGGGGAATCTCAACGAGCGGTAGAGAAGTTATATTACCTTTCTATTTGGCACTCATGCTGGAATCGTGCGTCCAGTTCTCGTGTCCCTGGTTAAAGATGGATGTTGATAGACTGaagaaagtacagagaagagtcacaagaattagtaaaagattagaaaacctgccttatagtgatagactctaGGAGTCAATCTATTTAGCCGAACAAAGATggttaatgggtgacttgataacagtctgtaagtacctatatggggaacaaataattaatcatAGGCTTTTCATACAGAGAt
This genomic window contains:
- the LOC135972277 gene encoding olfactory receptor 52N4-like gives rise to the protein MAAFNLTHSDSSTFILMGIPGLEASHVWISVPFSMFYIITLLGNFMVLFVVGKEQTLHKPMFLLLCMLALTDITMSNSVIPKALCIFWFNLKDITMGGCLTQMFFLHTGSVAHSAVLVTMAVDRYVAICKPLRYASILTNARIANLGLLCLMRAILFILPLPLLLSRHPFCNNHIIPHTYCDHIAVAKISCGDITVNNMYGLVMGFLVIGVDLMLIALSYGLIMRAVLRISSEKSHQKALSTCTAHICVMLTSYTSYLFAILTHRFGQSIPPHVLIILANLYTAIPPMINPIIYGVKTKELREKVGKYICRM